Proteins encoded within one genomic window of Streptomyces rubradiris:
- a CDS encoding histidinol-phosphate transaminase codes for MTGIDDLPIRDELRGKSPYGAPQLDVPVRLNTNENPYPLPEPLVERIAERVREAARDLNRYPDRDAVRLRTGLAEYLTKSGGYPLGIENVWAANGSNEVIQQLLQTFGGPGRTAIGFEPSYSMHALIARGTGTGWISGPRNEDFTIDLAAAERAIAEHKPDVVFVTTPNNPTGNAVPPETVLALYEAAQAAKPSMVIVDEAYIEFSHGASLLPLLDGRPHLVISRTMSKAFGAAGLRLGYLAAHPAVVDAVQLVRLPYHLSAVTQATALAALEHTDTLLGYVEQLKAERDRLVAELRAIGYEVTESDANFVQFGRFADAHAAWRKILDRGVLVRDNGVPGWLRVSAGTPRENDAFLDAVREVKKELGS; via the coding sequence GTGACCGGCATTGACGATCTGCCCATCCGGGACGAGCTGCGCGGCAAGTCCCCCTACGGCGCGCCCCAGCTGGACGTGCCCGTACGGCTGAACACCAACGAGAACCCCTACCCGCTGCCCGAGCCGCTGGTCGAGCGGATCGCGGAGCGGGTGCGCGAGGCCGCCCGCGACCTGAACCGCTACCCGGACCGGGACGCGGTCCGCCTGCGCACCGGGCTGGCCGAGTACCTGACGAAGAGCGGCGGCTACCCCCTCGGCATCGAGAACGTCTGGGCCGCCAACGGCTCCAACGAGGTCATCCAGCAGCTGCTGCAGACCTTCGGCGGGCCGGGCCGCACGGCCATCGGCTTCGAGCCGTCGTACTCGATGCACGCGCTCATCGCGCGCGGCACCGGCACCGGCTGGATCTCCGGCCCCCGGAACGAGGACTTCACGATCGACCTCGCCGCCGCCGAGCGCGCCATCGCCGAGCACAAGCCGGACGTCGTCTTCGTCACCACCCCCAACAACCCCACCGGCAACGCGGTCCCGCCCGAGACCGTGCTCGCGCTGTACGAGGCGGCGCAGGCGGCCAAGCCGTCCATGGTGATCGTGGACGAGGCGTACATCGAGTTCAGCCACGGCGCCTCGCTGCTGCCGCTGCTGGACGGCCGTCCCCACCTGGTGATCTCTCGCACGATGTCCAAGGCGTTCGGCGCCGCCGGCCTGCGCCTCGGCTACCTGGCCGCGCACCCGGCCGTCGTGGACGCCGTCCAGCTGGTCCGGCTGCCGTACCACCTGTCGGCCGTCACCCAGGCCACCGCGCTGGCCGCGCTGGAGCACACCGACACGCTGCTCGGGTACGTCGAGCAGCTCAAGGCCGAACGGGACCGGCTGGTCGCCGAACTGCGCGCGATCGGCTACGAGGTCACCGAGTCCGACGCGAACTTCGTGCAGTTCGGCCGCTTCGCCGACGCCCACGCGGCCTGGCGGAAGATCCTCGACCGGGGCGTGCTGGTCCGGGACAACGGCGTACCGGGGTGGCTGCGGGTGTCCGCGGGCACCCCGCGGGAGAACGACGCGTTCCTCGACGCGGTACGGGAAGTCAAGAAGGAGCTGGGTTCATGA
- the hisD gene encoding histidinol dehydrogenase, translating into MISRIDLRGDALPEGPALRDLLPRADFDVQAALEKVRPICEAVHHRGDAALIDFAEKFDGVRLENVRVPARALTEALAGLDPAVRAALEESIRRARLVHRAQRRTTHTTQVVPGGSVTEKWVPVERVGLYAPGGRSVYPSSVVMNVVPAQEAGVESIALASPAQAEFGGLPHPTILAACALLGVDEVYAAGGATAVAMFAYGTESCPPANMVTGPGNIWVAAAKRYFTGKIGIDAEAGPTEIAILADDTADPVHVAADLISQAEHDPLAAAVLVTDSADLADAVEKELAPQVAATRHVDDRIVPALKGRQSAIVLVDGIEEGLKVVDAYGAEHLEIQTADAAAVAGRVRNAGAIFIGPWAPVSLGDYAAGSNHVLPTGGCACHSSGLSVQSFLRGIHIVDYTRDALAEVAHHVVTLAEAEDLPAHGAAIKARFGWKVPESK; encoded by the coding sequence GTGATTTCCCGAATCGATCTGCGCGGCGACGCCCTTCCCGAGGGCCCCGCCCTGCGCGACCTGCTGCCCCGAGCCGACTTCGACGTTCAGGCCGCCCTGGAGAAGGTGCGCCCGATCTGCGAGGCCGTGCATCATCGCGGCGACGCGGCGCTGATCGACTTCGCGGAGAAGTTCGACGGAGTACGGCTGGAAAACGTCCGTGTCCCGGCGCGGGCGCTCACCGAGGCGCTCGCCGGTCTCGACCCGGCCGTGCGCGCCGCCCTGGAGGAGTCCATCCGCCGCGCCCGGCTGGTCCACCGCGCGCAGCGCCGCACGACCCACACCACCCAGGTGGTGCCGGGCGGCTCCGTCACCGAGAAGTGGGTGCCGGTCGAGCGGGTCGGGCTGTACGCGCCCGGCGGGCGGTCCGTGTACCCGTCCTCCGTGGTGATGAACGTGGTGCCCGCGCAGGAGGCCGGCGTCGAGTCCATCGCGCTCGCCTCCCCGGCCCAGGCCGAGTTCGGCGGCCTGCCGCACCCGACGATCCTGGCCGCCTGCGCCCTGCTCGGCGTGGACGAGGTGTACGCCGCGGGCGGCGCCACCGCCGTCGCGATGTTCGCGTACGGCACCGAGTCCTGCCCGCCCGCCAACATGGTCACCGGCCCCGGCAACATCTGGGTCGCCGCCGCCAAGCGCTACTTCACCGGCAAGATCGGCATCGACGCGGAGGCCGGCCCGACCGAGATCGCGATCCTCGCCGACGACACCGCCGACCCGGTGCACGTGGCCGCCGACCTGATCAGCCAGGCCGAGCACGACCCGCTCGCGGCGGCCGTCCTGGTCACCGACTCCGCCGACCTGGCGGACGCGGTGGAGAAGGAGCTGGCACCGCAGGTCGCGGCGACCCGGCACGTGGACGACCGGATCGTGCCCGCCCTCAAGGGCAGGCAGTCCGCGATCGTCCTGGTGGACGGCATCGAGGAGGGCCTGAAGGTGGTCGACGCCTACGGCGCCGAGCACCTGGAGATCCAGACCGCCGACGCCGCCGCGGTCGCCGGCCGGGTCCGCAACGCGGGCGCGATCTTCATCGGCCCCTGGGCCCCCGTCTCGCTCGGCGACTACGCGGCCGGGTCCAACCACGTCCTGCCCACCGGCGGCTGCGCCTGCCACTCCTCGGGCCTGTCCGTCCAGTCGTTCCTGCGCGGCATCCACATCGTGGACTACACCAGGGACGCGCTCGCCGAGGTCGCCCACCACGTGGTGACGCTGGCGGAGGCGGAGGACCTGCCCGCGCACGGCGCGGCGATCAAGGCGAGGTTCGGCTGGAAGGTACCCGAGAGCAAGTGA
- the hisB gene encoding imidazoleglycerol-phosphate dehydratase HisB — protein MSRVGRVERTTKETSVLVEIDLDGTGRTDIATGVGFYDHMLDQLGRHGLFDLTVKTDGDLHIDSHHTIEDTALALGAAFKQALGDKVGIYRFGNCTVPLDESLAQVTVDLSGRPYLVHTEPEKMAPMIGEYDTTMTRHILESFVAQAQIALHVHVPYGRNAHHIVECQFKALARALRYASERDPRAAGILPSTKGAL, from the coding sequence ATGAGCCGCGTTGGACGCGTGGAGCGCACCACCAAGGAGACCTCGGTGCTGGTCGAGATAGACCTCGACGGCACCGGCCGCACCGACATCGCCACCGGTGTCGGCTTCTACGACCACATGCTCGACCAGCTCGGCCGGCACGGTCTGTTCGACCTGACCGTGAAGACCGACGGCGACCTGCACATCGACTCCCACCACACCATCGAGGACACCGCCCTCGCGCTGGGCGCCGCCTTCAAGCAGGCCCTCGGCGACAAGGTGGGCATCTACCGCTTCGGCAACTGCACGGTCCCGCTGGACGAGTCCCTCGCCCAGGTCACCGTCGATCTGTCCGGCCGCCCCTACCTCGTGCACACCGAGCCCGAGAAGATGGCACCGATGATCGGCGAGTACGACACCACGATGACCCGGCACATCCTGGAGTCCTTCGTCGCCCAGGCGCAGATCGCGCTGCACGTGCACGTGCCCTACGGTCGCAATGCCCACCACATCGTGGAGTGCCAGTTCAAGGCGCTGGCCAGGGCCCTCAGGTACGCCTCCGAGCGCGACCCGCGCGCGGCCGGCATCCTCCCGTCGACGAAGGGCGCGCTGTAA
- a CDS encoding MFS transporter: MTTTLIPPASVRAHRDPNVLRWLGAYTSSMLGDNIYYLALSWAAVQAGTPAQAGLVMSVSALPRAVLMLGGGVIADRLGPRRVVIGSDAVRCAAVLAVAALLFLTSPGLWPLALLACVFGTVDAVFMPAVGALPARLTGKDQLARVQGLRGLAIRAASVVGAPLGGLGVALGGAPAAFALAGALIALSIPLLLSVHVRDLPAGTERGATAWADLKAGLRHVRRHRVLGPLMIAIALGDLGFVGPLNVGLTLLADHRGWGAAGMGWILAGFGTGAGAASLLLAARGRLPRAGLVTGCACAAGSVAVGALGFVPGLAAAVGTALLVGLLTGLSGALCGALLQTQADPAYLGRVTAVSSLVSLGLTPLSMPFAAAATGAFGLGPVYAVSAAVCGLGGLVFLAVPALRRAELPG; this comes from the coding sequence GTGACCACCACGCTCATACCGCCCGCCTCCGTGCGCGCCCACCGTGATCCCAACGTGCTGCGCTGGCTCGGGGCCTACACCTCCTCGATGCTCGGCGACAACATCTACTACCTCGCCCTGTCCTGGGCCGCCGTCCAGGCCGGCACCCCCGCGCAGGCCGGGCTCGTGATGTCCGTGAGCGCGCTGCCGCGGGCCGTGCTGATGCTCGGCGGAGGCGTGATCGCCGACCGGCTGGGCCCGAGGAGGGTCGTGATCGGCAGCGACGCCGTGCGCTGCGCCGCCGTCCTCGCCGTGGCCGCCCTGCTCTTCCTCACCAGCCCCGGGCTGTGGCCGCTCGCCCTGCTCGCGTGCGTCTTCGGCACCGTCGACGCCGTGTTCATGCCGGCCGTGGGCGCCCTGCCGGCCCGGCTCACCGGCAAGGACCAGCTCGCCCGCGTCCAGGGCCTGCGCGGCCTCGCCATCCGCGCCGCGAGCGTCGTCGGCGCCCCGCTCGGCGGCCTCGGCGTGGCCCTCGGCGGCGCCCCGGCGGCCTTCGCCCTCGCCGGAGCGCTCATCGCGCTGTCGATACCGCTGCTGCTGTCCGTCCACGTACGGGACCTGCCCGCCGGCACCGAGCGCGGCGCCACCGCCTGGGCCGACCTGAAGGCCGGACTGCGCCACGTCCGCCGGCACCGGGTGCTCGGCCCCCTCATGATCGCCATCGCGCTCGGCGACCTCGGCTTCGTCGGCCCGCTGAACGTCGGCCTCACCCTGCTCGCCGACCACCGCGGCTGGGGCGCCGCGGGCATGGGCTGGATACTGGCCGGGTTCGGCACCGGCGCGGGCGCCGCCTCCCTGCTGCTCGCCGCCCGCGGCCGGCTGCCCCGCGCCGGACTGGTCACCGGGTGCGCGTGCGCGGCCGGCTCCGTGGCCGTCGGCGCCCTCGGCTTCGTCCCCGGCCTCGCCGCCGCCGTCGGCACCGCCCTGCTCGTCGGCCTGCTCACCGGACTCAGCGGCGCGCTGTGCGGCGCCCTGCTCCAGACCCAGGCCGACCCCGCCTACCTGGGCCGCGTCACCGCCGTCTCCAGCCTCGTCAGCCTCGGCCTCACCCCGCTGAGCATGCCCTTCGCCGCCGCCGCGACCGGCGCCTTCGGACTCGGCCCGGTCTACGCCGTCAGCGCCGCCGTCTGCGGACTCGGCGGCCTCGTCTTCCTCGCCGTACCGGCCCTGCGCCGCGCGGAACTGCCCGGCTGA
- the priA gene encoding bifunctional 1-(5-phosphoribosyl)-5-((5-phosphoribosylamino)methylideneamino)imidazole-4-carboxamide isomerase/phosphoribosylanthranilate isomerase PriA translates to MAKLELLPAVDVRDGQAVRLVHGESGTETSYGSPLEAALAWQRAGAEWLHLVDLDAAFGTGDNRDLIAEVAGAMDIKVELSGGIRDDDTLAAALATGCTRVNLGTAALETPEWVARVIAEHGDKIAVGLDVRGTTLRGRGWTRDGGDLYETLDRLNKEGCARYVVTDIAKDGTLQGPNLELLRDVCAATDRPVVASGGVSSLDDLRALAGLVPLGVEGAIVGKALYAKAFTLEEALEAVSS, encoded by the coding sequence ATGGCCAAGCTCGAACTGCTCCCCGCCGTCGACGTCCGCGACGGCCAGGCCGTCCGCCTCGTACACGGCGAGTCCGGCACCGAGACCTCCTACGGCTCCCCGCTGGAGGCCGCCCTCGCCTGGCAGCGCGCCGGCGCGGAGTGGCTGCACCTGGTCGACCTGGACGCCGCGTTCGGCACCGGTGACAACCGCGACCTGATCGCCGAGGTCGCCGGGGCCATGGACATCAAGGTGGAGCTGTCCGGCGGCATCCGCGACGACGACACCCTCGCCGCCGCCCTCGCCACCGGCTGCACCCGGGTGAACCTCGGCACGGCCGCCCTGGAGACCCCCGAGTGGGTCGCCCGGGTGATCGCCGAGCACGGCGACAAGATCGCCGTCGGCCTGGACGTCCGCGGCACCACCCTGCGCGGCCGGGGCTGGACCCGCGACGGCGGCGACCTGTACGAGACGCTGGACCGCCTGAACAAGGAGGGCTGCGCCCGCTACGTCGTCACCGACATCGCCAAGGACGGCACCCTCCAGGGCCCCAACCTGGAACTGCTGCGCGACGTGTGCGCGGCGACCGACCGCCCGGTGGTCGCCTCCGGCGGCGTGTCCTCCCTGGACGACCTGCGGGCCCTGGCCGGCCTCGTGCCGCTCGGTGTCGAAGGCGCCATCGTAGGGAAGGCGCTGTACGCGAAGGCGTTCACCCTGGAAGAGGCCTTGGAGGCTGTGTCGTCATGA
- the ybaK gene encoding Cys-tRNA(Pro) deacylase: MAKKQKKAQSGGTPATVALTAAGVDFTVHSYDHDPSHPSYGEEAAEAMGVSPDRVFKTLVAEVDGSLVVGVVPVAGSLDLKALAAAVGGKRAVMADPALAERTTGYVRGGISPLGQRKKLPTVLDDSAAAHPTICVSAGRRGLEVELSPKDLADLTDAVLAPIGKS, translated from the coding sequence ATGGCGAAGAAGCAGAAGAAGGCCCAGTCCGGGGGCACGCCCGCGACGGTGGCCCTGACGGCGGCGGGCGTGGACTTCACCGTCCACTCCTACGACCACGACCCGTCCCATCCCTCCTACGGTGAGGAGGCGGCCGAGGCGATGGGCGTCTCCCCGGACCGGGTCTTCAAGACCCTGGTGGCCGAGGTGGACGGTTCCCTGGTGGTCGGTGTGGTCCCGGTGGCCGGTTCGCTGGACCTGAAGGCCCTGGCGGCGGCGGTGGGCGGCAAGCGGGCGGTGATGGCCGACCCGGCGCTCGCCGAGCGCACCACGGGCTATGTCCGCGGCGGCATCTCCCCGCTCGGCCAGCGCAAGAAGCTCCCCACGGTCCTCGACGACTCGGCCGCGGCCCACCCCACGATCTGCGTCTCGGCCGGCCGCCGCGGCCTGGAGGTCGAGCTGTCCCCGAAGGACCTGGCCGACCTGACGGACGCGGTACTGGCCCCGATCGGCAAGAGCTGA
- a CDS encoding LON peptidase substrate-binding domain-containing protein, whose translation MTTVRLPLFPLNSVLFPGLVLPLNVFEERYRAMLRDLLKTPEDEPRRFAVVAIRDGHEVAPSAPGMPDPTARPERGPAAGFGPDPLRAFHGVGCVADAATIRERSDGTFEVLATGTTRVRLLSVDASGPYLIAELEELTEEPGDDAGALAEDVLRSFRRYQKRLAGARERSLSSGAELPDDPGVVSYLVAAAMVHDTPTKQRLLQAPDTASRLRDELRLLRAETSIIRSLPSLPAFELTRTPTSLN comes from the coding sequence GTGACCACCGTCCGCCTGCCGCTCTTTCCGCTGAACTCGGTGCTGTTCCCGGGTCTCGTGCTGCCGCTGAACGTCTTCGAGGAGCGGTATCGCGCCATGCTGCGCGACCTGCTGAAGACCCCCGAGGACGAGCCGCGCCGGTTCGCCGTCGTCGCCATCCGGGACGGCCACGAGGTCGCGCCGAGCGCCCCCGGCATGCCCGATCCCACCGCGCGGCCCGAGCGGGGCCCGGCCGCCGGCTTCGGCCCGGACCCGCTCCGCGCCTTCCACGGGGTGGGCTGTGTGGCCGACGCGGCGACCATCCGGGAACGGTCCGACGGCACGTTCGAGGTGCTGGCGACCGGGACGACCCGGGTGCGGCTGCTGTCCGTGGACGCGTCGGGCCCGTACCTGATCGCGGAGCTGGAGGAGCTGACGGAGGAGCCCGGGGACGACGCCGGCGCGCTGGCCGAGGACGTCCTGCGCTCCTTCCGCCGCTACCAGAAGCGGCTGGCGGGCGCCCGGGAGCGCTCGCTGTCGTCCGGCGCGGAACTGCCGGACGACCCGGGCGTGGTGTCGTACCTGGTGGCCGCGGCGATGGTGCACGACACGCCGACCAAGCAGCGGCTGCTCCAGGCGCCGGACACCGCCTCGCGGCTGCGGGACGAGCTGAGGCTGCTGCGCGCGGAGACGTCGATCATCCGCAGCCTGCCGTCGCTGCCCGCGTTCGAGCTGACGCGGACGCCGACGAGCCTGAACTGA
- the hisH gene encoding imidazole glycerol phosphate synthase subunit HisH → MELSTPSGKKKVVVFDYGFGNVRSAERALARVGADVEITRDFDKAMNADGLLVPGVGAFAACMKGLRDARGDWVVDRRLSGGRPVMGICVGMQILFARGIEHGVEAEGLDEWPGTVEPLQADVVPHMGWNTVEAPAGSRLFAGLDADARFYFVHSYAVHEWSLETHNPVIEAPKVTWSTHGKPFVAAVENGALWATQFHPEKSGDAGAQLLTNWIGTL, encoded by the coding sequence GTGGAATTGAGCACCCCGTCGGGCAAGAAGAAGGTCGTCGTCTTCGACTACGGCTTCGGCAACGTCCGCTCCGCCGAACGCGCCCTCGCGCGCGTGGGCGCCGATGTCGAGATCACCCGTGACTTCGACAAGGCGATGAACGCCGACGGGCTGCTCGTGCCGGGCGTCGGCGCGTTCGCCGCCTGCATGAAGGGCCTGCGCGACGCGCGCGGCGACTGGGTCGTGGACCGCCGGCTGTCCGGCGGGCGCCCGGTCATGGGCATCTGCGTCGGCATGCAGATCCTCTTCGCGCGCGGCATCGAGCACGGCGTGGAGGCCGAGGGCCTGGACGAGTGGCCCGGCACGGTCGAGCCGCTCCAGGCCGACGTGGTGCCCCACATGGGCTGGAACACCGTGGAGGCGCCGGCCGGCTCGCGGCTGTTCGCGGGCCTGGACGCCGACGCCCGCTTCTACTTCGTGCACTCCTACGCCGTCCACGAGTGGTCCCTGGAAACCCACAACCCGGTGATCGAGGCCCCCAAGGTCACCTGGTCGACGCACGGCAAGCCGTTCGTGGCCGCCGTGGAGAACGGCGCCCTGTGGGCCACCCAGTTCCACCCCGAGAAGTCCGGCGACGCCGGCGCCCAGCTCCTCACCAACTGGATCGGAACCCTGTAG
- a CDS encoding RidA family protein, giving the protein MTSEAVRRVQSGSPWEESFGFARAVAAGDRVLVGGTTSFKGTVLYGEGDPYEQAKVAFTSAVEAIAEFGLGIESVIRTRMYLTHARDVDAVGRAHQELFDSVRPVSTLLVVEGFVDPRILVEVELEAFRGA; this is encoded by the coding sequence ATGACGTCCGAAGCCGTACGGCGTGTGCAGAGCGGAAGTCCCTGGGAAGAGTCCTTCGGTTTCGCACGCGCCGTGGCGGCGGGTGACCGGGTGCTGGTGGGCGGCACGACGTCCTTCAAGGGCACCGTGCTGTACGGCGAGGGCGACCCCTACGAACAGGCCAAGGTGGCCTTCACCAGCGCCGTCGAGGCGATCGCGGAGTTCGGCCTCGGCATCGAGTCCGTGATCCGCACCCGGATGTACCTGACCCATGCGCGGGACGTGGACGCCGTCGGCCGGGCCCACCAGGAGCTGTTCGACTCCGTGCGCCCGGTATCGACCTTGCTGGTCGTCGAGGGCTTCGTCGACCCGCGCATCCTGGTCGAAGTGGAACTAGAAGCATTCAGAGGAGCCTGA
- a CDS encoding oxidoreductase — translation MTEGAGVRIATGDLPDDLTAAEAGMWQAFRNGSVYDLSSGVPTADDPHGGHPWGPERSVRARIVCWLLLDGPPALAGRVSSLKLVGVRITGVVDLAGGQVTPYVELTRCRFDQEIRLPEARFTTVRLVDCAVPRLEAARVHTEGDLHLPRCRFQSGVRLTDAQIGTDLLLNQAIAYRDRSGRSITADGMTVGQDLQAEMLESHGELSLRGAQVGVSLSLRGAKLANAHARFALNAPQLTVERTLYLTPAGVGGPALSGTTPAHGTRIQRFECRGGVRLDDGRFGDAVDLERARFAFTDDQELSLRRVQTPELRFLGDKPQRGKVVLSGARVVNLVDRASSWPEAGNLHMGGFTYENLVPQGPFPLTRRLDWVAAATAEYAPEPYERLASVLRSAGEDEDAREVLLAKQRRRRETLPPAAKVWGFAQDWTVAYGYRPGRAAVWMAVLWAAGTLAFAHADHPPLNSGGHPAWSPALFTLDLLLPVIDLGQAGQWQLRGGWQWLATVMILAGWVLATTVAAGATRLLRRS, via the coding sequence GTGACCGAGGGAGCCGGCGTCCGCATCGCCACCGGGGACCTGCCGGACGACCTGACCGCGGCCGAGGCGGGCATGTGGCAGGCCTTCCGCAACGGCAGCGTGTACGACCTGAGCAGCGGCGTGCCCACGGCGGACGACCCGCACGGCGGGCACCCGTGGGGCCCGGAGCGGAGCGTGCGGGCCCGCATCGTCTGCTGGCTGCTGCTGGACGGCCCGCCGGCGCTGGCCGGCCGGGTGTCCTCGCTGAAGCTCGTCGGCGTACGGATCACCGGCGTGGTGGACCTCGCCGGCGGTCAGGTGACGCCGTACGTGGAGCTGACGAGGTGCCGCTTCGACCAGGAGATCCGGCTGCCGGAGGCCCGGTTCACGACCGTGCGCCTGGTGGACTGCGCGGTGCCGCGGCTGGAGGCGGCGCGGGTGCACACGGAGGGCGATCTGCATCTGCCGCGCTGCCGGTTCCAGAGCGGGGTCCGGCTGACGGACGCGCAGATCGGCACCGACCTGCTGCTCAACCAGGCGATCGCGTACCGAGACCGCAGCGGCCGGTCGATCACGGCGGACGGCATGACCGTCGGCCAGGACCTCCAGGCGGAGATGCTGGAGTCGCACGGCGAGCTGAGCCTGCGCGGCGCCCAGGTCGGCGTCTCGCTCAGCCTGCGCGGCGCGAAACTCGCCAACGCTCATGCGCGGTTCGCCCTGAACGCCCCCCAGCTCACGGTCGAGCGCACCCTGTACCTGACCCCGGCCGGCGTGGGCGGTCCGGCGCTCAGCGGCACCACGCCCGCGCACGGGACGCGCATCCAGCGCTTCGAGTGCCGGGGCGGGGTGCGGCTGGACGACGGCCGGTTCGGGGACGCCGTCGACCTGGAGCGGGCCCGGTTCGCCTTCACCGACGACCAGGAGCTGTCGCTGCGCCGGGTGCAGACGCCGGAGCTGCGCTTCCTCGGGGACAAGCCGCAGCGCGGCAAGGTGGTGCTGTCGGGCGCGCGCGTGGTGAACCTGGTGGACCGGGCGAGCAGCTGGCCGGAGGCGGGCAATCTGCACATGGGCGGGTTCACCTACGAGAACCTGGTGCCGCAGGGCCCGTTCCCGCTGACCCGGCGCCTGGACTGGGTGGCGGCGGCCACCGCCGAGTACGCCCCGGAGCCGTACGAGCGGCTGGCCTCGGTGCTGCGCTCCGCCGGGGAGGACGAGGACGCGCGCGAGGTGCTGCTCGCCAAGCAGCGCCGGCGGCGCGAGACGCTGCCGCCGGCCGCCAAGGTCTGGGGGTTCGCGCAGGACTGGACCGTGGCCTACGGCTACCGGCCGGGCCGGGCCGCGGTGTGGATGGCGGTGCTGTGGGCGGCGGGCACGCTGGCGTTCGCGCACGCCGACCATCCGCCGCTGAACTCCGGCGGCCATCCGGCCTGGAGTCCGGCGCTGTTCACACTGGACCTGCTGCTGCCGGTGATCGACCTCGGCCAGGCGGGCCAGTGGCAGCTGCGCGGCGGCTGGCAGTGGCTGGCGACGGTGATGATCCTCGCCGGCTGGGTTCTGGCCACCACGGTGGCGGCGGGCGCGACCCGGCTGCTGCGACGAAGCTGA
- the hisF gene encoding imidazole glycerol phosphate synthase subunit HisF, with translation MTLAVRVIPCLDVDNGRVVKGVNFQNLRDAGDPVEMAKVYDAEGADELTFLDITASSGDRETTYDVVRRTAEQVFIPLTVGGGVRTAEDVDKLLRAGADKVGVNTAAIARPDLIREIAERFGRQVLVLSVDARRTPEGTFEVTTHGGRRGTGLDAVEWAHRAAELGAGEILLNSMDADGTKDGYDLEMIAAVRKHVTVPVIASGGAGKLADFPPAVEAGADAVLAASVFHFGDLRIGEVKQTLRGAGHPVR, from the coding sequence ATGACCCTGGCGGTCCGAGTCATCCCCTGCCTGGACGTGGACAACGGCCGGGTCGTCAAGGGCGTGAACTTCCAGAACCTGCGCGACGCGGGTGATCCCGTCGAGATGGCCAAGGTGTACGACGCCGAGGGCGCCGACGAACTGACGTTCCTGGACATCACCGCGTCCTCCGGCGACCGGGAGACGACCTACGACGTGGTGCGCCGCACCGCCGAGCAGGTGTTCATCCCGCTGACCGTCGGCGGGGGCGTGCGCACCGCCGAGGACGTGGACAAGCTGCTGCGGGCGGGCGCCGACAAGGTGGGCGTGAACACCGCCGCGATCGCCCGCCCGGACCTGATCCGCGAGATCGCCGAGCGGTTCGGCCGCCAGGTGCTGGTCCTGTCGGTGGACGCCCGCCGCACCCCCGAGGGCACCTTCGAGGTCACCACTCACGGCGGCCGGCGCGGCACCGGCCTGGACGCGGTGGAGTGGGCGCACCGGGCGGCGGAGCTGGGCGCGGGCGAGATCCTGCTGAACTCCATGGACGCCGACGGCACCAAGGACGGCTACGACCTGGAGATGATCGCCGCCGTCCGCAAGCACGTCACGGTCCCCGTGATCGCCTCCGGCGGCGCCGGCAAGCTCGCCGACTTCCCGCCGGCCGTCGAGGCGGGCGCCGACGCGGTCCTGGCCGCCTCGGTCTTCCACTTCGGCGACCTGCGCATCGGCGAGGTGAAGCAGACCCTGCGGGGCGCCGGGCACCCCGTCAGGTAG
- a CDS encoding ArsR/SmtB family transcription factor, with protein sequence MPREENRRVTDIGTLKALAHPLRMKLYRLLFVSEAATASQLAGQVDEAVSLVSYHLRTLARHGLVEEAEARSSDGRERWWRPVSEGVSIRDEDFRDAPEKAAAHLAASRLFLEQRMEMYRTYLDTRAHWGAEWNAAARDTEALLRLTPGELTALQKDLTDLLRRYDAQGRAREAAGDTEGREHVALHVYGFPFRL encoded by the coding sequence ATGCCACGCGAAGAGAACCGCCGGGTCACGGACATCGGGACGCTCAAGGCGCTCGCCCACCCCCTGCGCATGAAGCTCTACCGCCTGCTGTTCGTCTCCGAGGCGGCCACGGCCTCCCAGCTGGCCGGGCAAGTGGACGAGGCGGTCTCCCTGGTCAGCTATCACCTGCGCACACTGGCCCGGCACGGCCTGGTGGAGGAGGCCGAGGCGCGTAGTTCCGACGGGCGGGAGCGGTGGTGGCGGCCCGTGTCCGAGGGGGTCTCCATCCGGGACGAGGACTTCCGGGACGCGCCCGAGAAAGCCGCCGCGCATCTCGCGGCCTCGCGGCTGTTCCTGGAGCAGCGCATGGAGATGTACCGGACCTACCTCGACACGCGCGCCCACTGGGGAGCCGAGTGGAACGCGGCGGCCCGTGACACCGAGGCCCTGCTGCGGCTCACCCCCGGCGAACTGACCGCGCTGCAGAAGGACCTGACCGACCTGCTCAGGCGCTACGACGCGCAGGGACGCGCCCGAGAGGCCGCCGGTGACACCGAGGGCCGCGAGCACGTCGCACTGCACGTGTACGGCTTCCCGTTCCGCCTCTGA